In one Vicinamibacteria bacterium genomic region, the following are encoded:
- a CDS encoding tetratricopeptide repeat protein — MQRRAVLLAAFFLSGLAALVFETVWTRLLLLHFGATATAVGVVLSAFMGGMAVGSALAGRRFITRFDPVMTFILLEAFVGLYSLATPAMIGKAAHALLAIAAIFPATIAMGASLPVLVRALSDDRTAVRVGILYASNTAGAVLGPVLAVFWFFPFLGLSRTLFVGAGLEIVACGLLLAFGLQTGGRPSIPAPLRSGAPPVVLAAVAVSGASAMVYEVAWSRTLSMVYGSSVYGVSIMLSTFLFGIALGSAAAAAYLRRRPRGENDRLRLAKALVASAGFAFLSLVIARSLPFLFLNLYTSFDGRPGTLFASQFVIAGLLMLPSTLALGATLPLAIDTTRDTDDEGATVSHVYGANLLGSSAGALLASAFLLGNLGVEFSTRAAAIAGLAMALWLLFRSRSSSVPTTAVAGSLVLVILALDPSGARALKSFGVYSGARTYATYELGQLRNIVAAHELVFYRDGATATVSVQKIERFRLLKINGKTDASNGPGDMQTQLLMGHLPFVARDARRVAVIGWGSGYTVDAVLQHEVERVDAFEIEPAVVEASRFFEPENGAPLSDERVRLVLGDARRELARGGEPYDFIISEPSNPWLTGVANLFTHDFFEQAATRLAEDGVFCQWFHLYGMSEASTRSLLASFRAVFPHVTAFQDRDLVVLGSRSPIRLSMERLQALYENEAIRERLVAANFNYPADILAGMTLDAMGAEAFTRGATINTDDNMLIELAAPRSLYRDDVAEILTLMQARPPDVLAHVSDMTSEASTRLELAASYFTSGKLDAALEQAERAVSVEPSFQAEKLRGQILQRLGRSDEARVALESALKAGGDQMERRFVEAMLRSLGS, encoded by the coding sequence CAGTCCTCCTTGCTGCCTTTTTCCTCAGCGGTCTCGCCGCACTCGTCTTCGAGACGGTCTGGACGCGCCTGCTTCTTCTTCACTTCGGCGCAACGGCGACCGCCGTCGGAGTAGTCCTGAGCGCTTTCATGGGCGGGATGGCCGTCGGAAGCGCTCTGGCGGGCCGGCGTTTCATCACCCGCTTCGACCCGGTGATGACGTTCATCCTGCTCGAGGCCTTCGTTGGGCTGTACTCGCTGGCAACGCCGGCGATGATCGGCAAAGCCGCCCATGCTCTGCTCGCGATCGCGGCCATCTTCCCGGCGACGATCGCCATGGGTGCGTCTCTGCCCGTGCTCGTCCGCGCTCTCTCCGACGACCGCACCGCGGTCCGGGTCGGGATCCTCTACGCATCGAATACGGCTGGCGCGGTCCTGGGACCCGTGCTCGCGGTCTTCTGGTTCTTCCCGTTCCTGGGGTTGAGCCGGACCCTTTTCGTCGGCGCCGGGCTCGAGATCGTCGCCTGCGGGCTGTTGCTCGCCTTCGGCCTACAAACGGGTGGTCGGCCTTCGATCCCCGCCCCTCTCCGCTCGGGTGCCCCGCCGGTCGTCCTCGCCGCGGTAGCCGTCTCGGGCGCGAGCGCAATGGTGTACGAAGTGGCGTGGTCTCGCACTCTCTCGATGGTCTACGGCTCGTCGGTATACGGCGTTTCGATCATGCTTTCGACGTTCCTTTTCGGCATTGCGTTGGGCTCGGCGGCTGCAGCCGCCTACCTGCGGCGCCGCCCTCGAGGAGAAAACGATCGGCTCCGGCTCGCGAAGGCACTCGTCGCCTCAGCGGGATTTGCTTTTCTCAGCCTCGTCATCGCGCGAAGCCTCCCCTTCCTCTTTCTCAACCTGTACACCTCGTTCGATGGACGACCGGGAACGCTCTTCGCCTCGCAGTTCGTCATCGCGGGATTGCTCATGCTCCCCTCCACCCTTGCCCTCGGAGCCACGTTGCCGCTCGCCATCGACACGACGCGCGATACCGACGACGAGGGCGCAACCGTGTCCCATGTTTATGGGGCCAACCTACTCGGCTCTTCGGCGGGGGCGCTTCTTGCTTCCGCCTTTCTCCTGGGGAACCTGGGGGTCGAGTTCTCGACCCGGGCGGCCGCGATCGCGGGCCTCGCGATGGCGCTGTGGCTCCTGTTCCGTTCCAGGTCCTCATCGGTTCCGACGACAGCAGTTGCCGGCTCACTCGTTCTCGTCATCCTCGCCCTCGACCCGAGCGGCGCCCGTGCCCTCAAGAGCTTCGGCGTCTACAGCGGGGCGCGTACTTACGCAACCTACGAGCTCGGCCAACTCCGGAACATCGTCGCCGCCCACGAGCTCGTCTTCTATCGCGACGGCGCGACCGCGACCGTCTCCGTCCAGAAAATCGAGCGGTTTCGACTCCTCAAGATCAACGGCAAAACCGACGCCTCCAACGGTCCGGGCGACATGCAGACACAGCTTCTCATGGGCCATCTCCCGTTTGTCGCCCGTGACGCTCGACGCGTGGCGGTGATCGGGTGGGGAAGCGGTTATACCGTCGATGCGGTGCTCCAGCACGAAGTCGAGCGAGTCGATGCGTTCGAGATCGAGCCAGCGGTGGTGGAAGCCTCGAGATTCTTCGAGCCGGAGAACGGAGCACCTCTTTCCGACGAGCGGGTACGCCTCGTGCTCGGCGACGCGAGACGGGAGCTCGCCCGCGGTGGAGAGCCGTATGATTTCATCATCAGCGAGCCCTCGAACCCATGGCTGACGGGAGTCGCGAACCTCTTCACCCATGACTTCTTCGAGCAGGCCGCGACGCGTCTCGCGGAGGACGGTGTCTTCTGCCAGTGGTTTCACCTCTACGGGATGTCCGAAGCGTCCACGCGGTCCCTCCTCGCCTCATTCCGTGCGGTGTTCCCCCACGTCACGGCGTTTCAAGATCGAGACCTGGTCGTTCTCGGCTCACGAAGCCCCATTCGACTCTCGATGGAGCGCCTCCAGGCCCTTTACGAGAACGAGGCGATTCGCGAGCGCCTCGTGGCCGCGAACTTCAACTACCCCGCCGACATCCTCGCGGGCATGACCCTCGACGCGATGGGCGCCGAAGCGTTCACCCGCGGCGCAACCATCAATACCGACGACAACATGCTGATCGAGCTCGCGGCACCGCGCTCTCTTTACCGAGATGACGTCGCCGAGATCCTGACCCTCATGCAAGCTCGCCCGCCCGACGTTCTGGCGCACGTGAGCGACATGACCTCGGAGGCCAGTACCCGGCTCGAGCTCGCCGCCTCTTACTTCACGTCCGGCAAGCTCGACGCCGCTCTCGAGCAAGCGGAACGCGCCGTTTCCGTCGAGCCGTCGTTCCAGGCAGAGAAACTGCGCGGGCAGATCCTGCAACGTCTCGGCCGATCCGACGAGGCGCGGGTCGCGCTCGAGAGCGCCCTCAAGGCCGGTGGGGATCAGATGGAACGCCGGTTCGTCGAGGCGATGCTCCGTTCCCTCGGCTCCTGA
- a CDS encoding PadR family transcriptional regulator, giving the protein MNLTYPTTLVLEALARGHHHGFQMMDVTGLPSGTVYPLLRRLEREGLVTARWENTAVARREQRPPRRYYQLTAAGEAMRVQALERFPVVELLLGADGKKLRAARSTT; this is encoded by the coding sequence ATGAATCTCACCTATCCCACGACCCTCGTCCTCGAAGCTCTGGCTCGCGGCCACCACCACGGGTTTCAGATGATGGACGTCACCGGTCTTCCCAGTGGAACCGTCTACCCTTTGCTGCGGCGGCTCGAACGAGAGGGGCTCGTCACCGCCCGGTGGGAGAACACCGCCGTTGCGCGGCGCGAGCAGAGACCTCCCCGGCGCTACTACCAGCTCACCGCGGCCGGCGAAGCCATGAGGGTGCAGGCTCTCGAGCGATTCCCGGTGGTCGAGCTGCTCCTCGGCGCGGACGGGAAGAAGCTCCGGGCCGCGCGCTCGACGACGTGA
- a CDS encoding ABC transporter permease has product MADRIARWIVSAASWLVPRRERVEWRLEWESEIWHHRREHEAYRRIDWRFHMNLIARSFGALADALDVRGSRSLGEGLGADFRYGLRMLRKSPGFTLVAVTLLALGIGATTAIFSLVNAVLLRPLPFRDPQGLVLVWEKAYKRDRERNVVSPHNFLRWRERARSFESLAAFTPWAANVMAEGEAERVAIGYVSSNFFSTLGISASIGRIFAPEDGIPGNDKVVLLGDGLWKRRFGGDRGVVGRTLRLNGREVSVVGVLPPGIEFPSSTQHTGSGIQLWSPFAFTDEHREFGGRYLTVLGRLAPGVGVEQAADEMKRIAADLEEEKPDFDAGWTADVYPLQPELVRNVRGALLVLFAAVAAVLLIACANVGNLLLIRSLTRERELSVRAALGAHRWRILRQLFVESLLLAVLGGVGGLALGRVLLTSLVSLLPAEVPTFLSIELDGWVLGFTLGISFLTSFFFGLLPAVQTSRRDLVEPLREGGRAGSSASRQKLKNALVVLEMAVAVVLLVATGLFVRSFLRLSDTDPGFDPKNVAAIQIDLAGPRYEENEAQLAYFREALERIESLPGVETTGAISWLPLGSQGSATSFRVADKPDPPPEEPRVADVRVVAGDLFRALRIPVLGGRTFDDRDRAGARSVVIVNRTLAETVWPGENPLGKTVLMEWGHDIEAEVVGVVGDVRLTELSTTARPTLYWPQPQFPNNFMTLVVRSREGVVSSSAELRARLSPIDAEVPLTSIGSMEAVVARSIGQPRVTLTLMSVFAVAAILLAAIGLYGVIAFGVSQRVHEIGLRMALGASRGDVARLVVGQGLKLALFGSGIGVAGALGASRYLEGLLYQVEPRDPLTILLIAVLLLAISLAASYLPARRATRIDPFLALRVE; this is encoded by the coding sequence ATGGCCGACAGGATCGCTCGATGGATCGTGAGCGCCGCCTCCTGGCTCGTCCCGAGGCGAGAGAGAGTGGAGTGGCGCCTCGAGTGGGAATCCGAGATCTGGCATCACCGGCGTGAGCACGAAGCCTATCGCCGAATCGACTGGAGGTTTCATATGAATCTCATCGCGCGCTCTTTCGGCGCCCTGGCGGACGCGCTCGATGTGAGAGGTTCGCGCTCTCTCGGGGAAGGACTCGGCGCCGATTTCCGCTACGGCCTCCGAATGCTGAGGAAGAGCCCCGGCTTCACTCTGGTCGCGGTCACGCTTCTCGCGCTCGGAATCGGCGCGACGACCGCGATCTTCAGCTTGGTCAACGCCGTCCTGCTGAGGCCCCTTCCCTTCCGCGATCCCCAAGGACTCGTTCTCGTCTGGGAGAAAGCGTACAAGCGGGACCGCGAGAGAAATGTGGTGAGCCCCCACAATTTTCTGAGGTGGCGCGAGCGGGCACGCTCTTTCGAGTCCCTGGCCGCTTTCACCCCCTGGGCGGCGAACGTGATGGCGGAAGGAGAAGCGGAGCGCGTTGCCATTGGGTACGTTTCTTCCAACTTCTTTTCGACGCTCGGGATCTCGGCGTCAATCGGACGGATCTTTGCTCCCGAGGACGGCATTCCGGGCAACGACAAAGTCGTTCTTCTCGGAGACGGCTTGTGGAAGCGGCGGTTCGGCGGCGACCGCGGTGTCGTCGGAAGAACGCTTCGTCTGAATGGGCGGGAGGTGTCGGTCGTGGGCGTGCTTCCACCAGGGATCGAGTTTCCTTCGAGCACCCAGCACACCGGCTCGGGCATCCAGCTCTGGTCGCCTTTCGCTTTCACCGACGAGCACCGTGAGTTCGGCGGGAGATACCTCACCGTGCTCGGGCGTCTCGCGCCTGGCGTCGGCGTGGAGCAGGCGGCGGACGAGATGAAGCGAATCGCCGCCGACCTGGAAGAAGAGAAGCCCGATTTCGACGCCGGCTGGACCGCCGACGTCTACCCCCTCCAGCCCGAGCTCGTGCGCAACGTCCGGGGTGCCCTTCTCGTTCTCTTCGCCGCCGTGGCCGCCGTACTTCTCATCGCCTGCGCCAACGTGGGGAATCTGCTTCTCATCCGGTCGCTCACCCGCGAGCGCGAGCTCTCGGTGCGCGCCGCGCTCGGCGCCCATCGCTGGCGCATTCTGAGACAGCTCTTCGTCGAGAGCCTGCTGCTGGCCGTTCTCGGCGGAGTCGGTGGCTTGGCCCTCGGACGCGTGCTCCTCACGTCGCTCGTTTCCCTCCTCCCCGCCGAGGTTCCCACGTTCCTTTCCATCGAGCTCGACGGATGGGTGCTCGGTTTCACCTTGGGGATCTCGTTTCTGACCAGCTTCTTCTTCGGTCTGCTTCCCGCGGTACAGACCTCTCGTCGGGATCTCGTGGAGCCGCTCAGAGAAGGGGGGCGCGCCGGCTCGAGCGCGTCTCGTCAAAAATTGAAGAACGCTCTCGTAGTCCTCGAGATGGCCGTCGCCGTCGTGCTCCTCGTGGCAACGGGGCTGTTCGTTCGCAGCTTCCTTCGCCTGTCGGATACCGATCCGGGGTTCGATCCGAAGAACGTGGCCGCGATCCAGATCGATCTCGCAGGTCCCCGATACGAAGAGAACGAAGCACAGCTCGCCTATTTCCGCGAGGCCCTCGAGAGAATCGAGAGCCTGCCCGGGGTCGAGACAACCGGTGCCATCAGCTGGCTTCCCCTCGGAAGCCAGGGCTCCGCCACATCGTTCCGCGTCGCCGACAAGCCCGATCCGCCTCCGGAAGAGCCGCGGGTCGCCGACGTCCGCGTCGTGGCCGGTGACTTGTTCCGCGCGCTTCGCATCCCGGTCCTGGGAGGGCGGACTTTCGACGATCGCGACCGAGCCGGCGCGCGGTCCGTGGTCATCGTCAACCGAACGCTCGCCGAAACCGTCTGGCCGGGGGAGAACCCGCTCGGCAAGACCGTGCTCATGGAGTGGGGACACGACATCGAGGCCGAGGTCGTGGGCGTGGTCGGCGATGTGAGGCTCACCGAGCTTTCCACGACGGCGCGCCCGACTCTTTACTGGCCGCAGCCTCAGTTTCCGAACAATTTCATGACCCTCGTCGTACGAAGCCGAGAAGGCGTGGTTTCGTCGAGCGCCGAGCTCAGGGCCCGGCTCTCTCCCATCGATGCCGAGGTCCCGCTCACGAGCATCGGCTCCATGGAAGCCGTGGTGGCGCGGTCGATTGGACAGCCGCGCGTCACGCTGACCCTCATGAGCGTTTTTGCCGTGGCGGCAATTCTGCTCGCGGCGATTGGCCTCTACGGCGTCATTGCGTTCGGTGTCAGCCAGAGAGTTCACGAGATCGGCCTGCGCATGGCGCTCGGAGCCTCGCGTGGCGATGTAGCTCGGCTCGTCGTTGGGCAAGGGCTGAAGCTCGCTCTTTTCGGCTCCGGCATCGGGGTGGCGGGGGCGCTCGGTGCGTCACGCTACCTGGAAGGACTCCTGTACCAGGTCGAGCCCCGCGACCCGTTGACGATACTTCTCATTGCCGTCCTGCTTCTCGCGATCTCTTTGGCTGCATCCTATCTGCCGGCGCGACGGGCGACTCGGATCGACCCCTTTCTCGCTTTGAGAGTGGAGTAA
- a CDS encoding ABC transporter permease yields the protein MSHLFGDLRFGARMLGKRPGHSALAVLALALGIGLTTMMFSIVYAAVWRGLPLEDPEELIHLYSNRPGQGIEFLPVSVHDFTDWREQQTSFEDIAAYYAETVNIAGTEGRPIRYLGAYVSARLFDVLRVQPVLGRTFRAEEDHPSTAPVLILSYRAWQDRFEGDPDVIGKTVRANSLPTTIVGVMPEKFGFPGQMDAWLPLRIDPLAYSRGSGPALEGTTIEALGRLKPGVTIAQARAEMNGIARRLETEHPETNEGVGVDLRSLTDWYVGEQARAMLVIMLGAVFGVLLIACANVANLLLTRTLQRAKEVAVRTALGASRIRTVSQLLAETFLLAVPGALLGLGIAQFGIHRFNLGLVNTEPPYWLEVKLDPAVALFVLGLVLFSTFLAGIMPAFRASRASVGEILNDEARGSSSFRLGRLSRALVVGEVAVSCGLLVAAGLMIRTVVNLSTTDFGFDPENVFTARLGLFEADYPTEEDQQQFYDQLTERLESRTGIVSAALTSNLPLTGGPRQELSVEGMAYATDQDHPVSRRIVITPGYFETFGVEPIHGREFTLADGPGSVPVAIVNENFVARYLEDEVPVGSRIRLGGDDTPWRTIVGVVPDLYLGGTVDTQHDGVYIPLSQNVIRFMSLVVRTEREPMSFTSMIRDEIESLDATLPIYWVRSMDENLALGTWFYRAFGSLFMAFGAAAVALATVGLYGVMAFSTSNRTREVGVRVALGASRKDVLILVLRQGVVQLIAGLAMGLLLALALARGLTNLLFQVEPWDPVVFGAVGLALALAGFAACLLPARRACAVGPIRALRYE from the coding sequence ATGTCCCATCTCTTCGGCGATCTGCGCTTCGGCGCGCGAATGCTCGGGAAACGCCCTGGACACAGCGCGCTTGCGGTACTGGCACTAGCCCTCGGGATCGGCCTCACCACCATGATGTTCAGCATCGTCTACGCTGCGGTGTGGCGTGGGCTCCCCCTCGAAGATCCGGAGGAGCTGATCCACCTCTATTCGAACCGCCCGGGGCAGGGTATCGAGTTTCTGCCGGTGAGCGTTCATGACTTCACCGACTGGCGCGAGCAGCAGACCAGCTTCGAGGACATCGCCGCCTACTATGCCGAAACGGTCAATATCGCCGGCACGGAAGGACGACCGATCCGCTATCTGGGTGCTTATGTCAGCGCCCGGCTCTTCGACGTCTTGCGAGTGCAGCCGGTGTTGGGCAGAACCTTCCGGGCCGAGGAGGATCATCCGTCGACCGCGCCGGTTCTGATCCTGAGCTACCGCGCCTGGCAGGATCGTTTCGAAGGCGACCCCGACGTCATCGGCAAAACCGTGCGCGCCAACAGCCTGCCCACCACGATCGTCGGGGTGATGCCGGAGAAGTTCGGCTTTCCAGGTCAGATGGATGCGTGGCTTCCGCTGCGCATCGATCCGCTCGCCTATTCGCGCGGCTCGGGGCCCGCGCTCGAAGGCACGACGATCGAGGCCCTGGGGCGCCTCAAGCCGGGAGTCACGATCGCGCAAGCGCGGGCCGAGATGAACGGGATCGCGAGGCGGCTCGAGACCGAGCACCCGGAGACCAACGAAGGGGTCGGGGTGGACCTTCGAAGCCTCACCGACTGGTATGTGGGCGAGCAGGCGAGAGCCATGCTCGTCATCATGCTCGGTGCGGTCTTCGGCGTGCTGCTCATCGCCTGCGCGAACGTCGCCAATCTGCTGCTCACGCGGACGCTCCAGCGGGCGAAAGAAGTCGCCGTGCGTACCGCTCTCGGCGCGAGCCGCATCCGGACGGTGTCGCAGCTTCTCGCGGAAACGTTCCTGCTGGCCGTACCGGGAGCGCTCCTGGGTCTGGGTATCGCTCAATTCGGGATCCATCGATTCAATCTCGGCCTGGTGAATACCGAGCCTCCTTACTGGCTCGAGGTCAAACTGGATCCGGCGGTGGCGTTGTTCGTTCTCGGGTTGGTGCTGTTTTCCACCTTCCTCGCAGGGATCATGCCGGCGTTTCGTGCGTCGCGGGCGTCGGTGGGCGAGATCCTCAATGACGAAGCCCGCGGATCGTCGAGCTTTCGACTGGGTCGCCTCAGCCGGGCGCTCGTTGTCGGCGAGGTCGCGGTCTCCTGCGGGCTTCTGGTGGCTGCCGGGCTCATGATCCGGACCGTCGTCAATCTGTCGACCACCGACTTCGGGTTCGACCCCGAGAACGTGTTCACCGCGAGGCTCGGCCTGTTCGAAGCCGACTATCCCACCGAGGAAGATCAGCAGCAGTTCTACGACCAGCTCACAGAGAGGCTCGAGTCGCGAACCGGCATCGTCTCCGCGGCTCTAACCTCGAATCTTCCGCTCACTGGCGGTCCCCGGCAAGAACTGAGCGTCGAAGGGATGGCTTACGCGACAGACCAGGATCATCCCGTCAGCCGACGCATCGTGATCACCCCGGGTTATTTCGAGACGTTCGGCGTTGAGCCGATCCACGGGCGTGAGTTCACCTTGGCCGACGGACCCGGGAGCGTTCCGGTGGCGATCGTCAACGAGAACTTCGTGGCGCGGTATCTGGAGGACGAGGTGCCCGTCGGATCGAGAATCCGGCTCGGCGGAGACGACACCCCGTGGCGAACGATCGTCGGCGTCGTGCCCGATTTGTATCTGGGCGGAACGGTCGATACGCAGCATGACGGCGTCTACATTCCCCTTTCGCAAAACGTCATCCGGTTCATGAGCCTCGTCGTCCGGACCGAGCGGGAGCCGATGAGCTTCACGTCCATGATCCGTGACGAGATCGAGTCGTTGGATGCAACGCTTCCGATCTACTGGGTCCGCTCGATGGACGAGAACCTGGCGCTGGGAACGTGGTTCTACCGAGCGTTCGGGTCCCTCTTCATGGCCTTCGGTGCCGCCGCGGTGGCGCTCGCCACCGTCGGGCTGTACGGCGTCATGGCGTTCTCGACGAGCAATCGCACCCGCGAGGTCGGCGTTCGCGTAGCCCTCGGCGCTTCTCGCAAAGACGTCCTGATCCTGGTGCTGCGGCAGGGCGTGGTCCAGCTCATTGCCGGTCTGGCAATGGGTCTGCTGCTCGCTCTTGCGCTCGCACGCGGGTTGACGAACCTGCTGTTCCAGGTCGAGCCCTGGGATCCCGTCGTTTTCGGCGCGGTCGGGCTGGCGCTCGCGCTCGCGGGCTTCGCCGCATGCCTTCTGCCGGCGCGACGCGCCTGCGCGGTCGGGCCCATTCGAGCTCTACGATACGAGTAG
- a CDS encoding amino acid racemase, producing MLHIGILAHSADGAALCFLEMCRESARRLGAHRHPEITLSILPMGTVLEAYDRKDFPALTAYLGRTGQRLKDAGCDFFVCPDNTAHIAFEAPGAHFPLPGLHIAEIVARQAKTDGRRCVGLLGTRWTMEGPVYPGAFTRAGLELRVPPKADRDRADTIIFDELCQGVILEASRTEYVGFIQRLADEGCDAVALSCTEIPLLVTPEVSPLPTLDSTRLLAREAVAVALGEAPVPAWHGGPIE from the coding sequence GTGCTCCATATCGGCATTCTCGCCCACAGTGCGGACGGCGCGGCGTTGTGCTTCCTGGAGATGTGCCGAGAAAGCGCGCGCCGGCTCGGCGCCCACCGGCATCCCGAGATCACGCTCTCGATCCTGCCCATGGGTACGGTTCTCGAAGCGTACGACCGCAAGGACTTCCCCGCATTGACCGCCTATCTCGGCCGCACGGGTCAGCGTCTCAAAGACGCGGGCTGTGACTTCTTCGTCTGTCCCGACAATACGGCGCACATTGCGTTCGAGGCGCCGGGCGCACACTTTCCACTTCCGGGCTTGCACATCGCCGAGATCGTGGCGCGGCAAGCCAAAACGGATGGTCGCCGGTGCGTTGGTCTCCTCGGCACCCGATGGACCATGGAGGGTCCGGTTTACCCTGGGGCGTTCACGCGCGCCGGGCTCGAACTGCGCGTACCGCCGAAAGCCGACCGCGACCGAGCCGATACGATCATCTTCGACGAGCTCTGCCAGGGCGTGATCCTCGAGGCTTCTCGTACCGAGTACGTCGGCTTTATCCAGCGGCTCGCCGACGAGGGCTGCGACGCGGTGGCACTGAGCTGCACCGAGATTCCGCTTCTCGTGACGCCGGAGGTATCACCGCTCCCAACGCTCGATTCCACCCGTCTCCTGGCCCGCGAAGCCGTGGCCGTCGCGCTCGGCGAGGCACCGGTGCCGGCGTGGCACGGTGGGCCGATCGAATGA
- a CDS encoding VOC family protein yields the protein MTKASDVSRRTAIGAAIAGVAAMASGERKNAAGQEADDRERVQGIGGFFFRAKDPKTLAEWYERHLGITRVPENYDLLPWRTNAGSTIFAPFREDTPYFGDQRLQWMINFRVRDLQKMTDQLRAEGIEVELDPEVYPNGRFARLSDPEGNPIQLWQPGGKDPG from the coding sequence ATGACCAAAGCGTCGGATGTCTCGCGCCGAACCGCGATTGGAGCAGCGATTGCCGGAGTGGCGGCGATGGCCTCCGGCGAGAGGAAGAACGCCGCAGGGCAGGAAGCGGATGACAGGGAGCGGGTCCAAGGAATCGGCGGGTTCTTTTTTCGCGCCAAAGATCCGAAGACACTCGCCGAGTGGTACGAGAGGCACCTCGGTATAACGCGCGTGCCCGAGAATTACGACCTGCTCCCGTGGCGGACCAACGCGGGGAGCACGATCTTCGCACCGTTCCGCGAGGACACGCCCTACTTCGGGGATCAAAGGCTCCAATGGATGATTAACTTTCGCGTCCGGGACCTTCAAAAAATGACCGATCAGCTCCGTGCCGAGGGCATCGAGGTCGAGCTGGACCCCGAGGTCTATCCGAACGGGCGCTTTGCGAGGCTCTCCGATCCCGAAGGCAACCCGATCCAACTCTGGCAACCTGGCGGCAAAGACCCGGGCTGA
- a CDS encoding Uma2 family endonuclease, whose amino-acid sequence MATTPTSLQERVLLTGISWQTYERLLAEHLGRSSPRFTYDRGELEIMVLSFEHEEINRLVADVFAAIADASGIDFVNAGSTTLKRRDLERGFEPDTCFYVANAPSIRGKKKLDLPDDPPPDLVIEIDITSSSLDKMGIYAAMRVPEVWRYDGKTVRIFGLRGETYDDRSTSGFLPGVTFTDLTRFVEKAQTTPRSVWLRQVRDWVERAQGRR is encoded by the coding sequence ATGGCGACGACTCCGACAAGTCTGCAGGAGCGAGTGCTGCTAACGGGGATCAGCTGGCAGACCTACGAACGACTGCTTGCAGAGCATTTGGGACGAAGCAGTCCTCGTTTTACCTATGATCGCGGGGAGCTTGAGATAATGGTTCTGTCGTTCGAGCATGAGGAGATCAACCGCCTCGTGGCGGACGTTTTCGCAGCTATCGCCGACGCATCCGGAATCGATTTCGTCAACGCAGGCTCGACGACACTCAAGCGACGAGACCTGGAACGGGGTTTCGAGCCCGATACATGTTTCTACGTCGCGAATGCTCCCTCGATCCGAGGCAAGAAGAAGCTCGATCTGCCAGACGATCCCCCACCCGATCTCGTCATCGAGATCGACATCACGAGCTCTTCGCTCGACAAGATGGGCATTTACGCTGCCATGAGAGTGCCGGAAGTATGGCGCTACGATGGAAAGACGGTTCGAATCTTTGGACTTCGAGGCGAGACCTACGACGATCGGTCGACGAGTGGTTTCTTGCCCGGGGTGACTTTCACCGACCTTACGCGCTTCGTCGAGAAGGCACAGACAACACCGCGTTCCGTGTGGCTCCGGCAGGTGCGTGACTGGGTTGAGCGCGCACAGGGCAGGCGGTAG